The genomic DNA TGGTGCAGAAGACGACGATCAAGGACTCGACCGGCAAGGTCGTTGATGTAATCGGCTGAGGCTGATCAGCTGTAGCTCAACGCAGCGGCTTCGGACCGCGCCACACGGGTTTGCATTCAACCCTCTCACTCCTGCTTCGTCTGCTTCCAAATCCGATCCGCCCTTTCCCAAGCCGCCTTCGCTGCAGGCTCAGCCTCCAGCCAGCTCAGCCGGCTCGACTGGCGGTCCGTGTCCCAGCGCTGCTGCAGGTGGCCGCGGGCCTCGTTCCAGTCGCGGCCACTGCGATCGATCACGCTTTGATAGCCGTGGCGGTACGCAGGCGCATAGTCGTCGTAGGTATAGGCATCCGAGTAGTACGGCTCCCGGCCGTACGCGTCGCGCCAGTAGGCGTCTTCATCCGTGGGGTTGACCGCTTCGGCCGCGCCCTTGCCGGCCAGGCCGCCGACGACGGCGCCGACCACTGCGCCCACGGCGGAGCCGATGGGGCCGCCGATGGAGCCAGCGGCTGCGCCCGTGACGGCGCCGCCTGCGGCACCGATGCCCGTGCCGATGGGGTGGGCGCCCGGCTCCTTGGTGATGGGGTCCAGGTTCAGGTCGCGGGTGGGGTCTTGGGGATGGGTCATGGTGGTCTCCTGTAGGTAGGGGTAGGGGTGGATACGTCCAGAACCCCATGGTCTTCGCCGCCGCGCCACACTGGCGTAGGCCAAGCGCCACATGAGGCGACAGCTTTTGGGGACCATGGCCATGGGCGTCATTGCGCCCAGCGCCAGCGGGTGGCCGCAATGACTGAGTGGGCAGCGCCACATCGGCGGCCGGCCACCCAGGCACAATCGCAACCCCATGCGCTCCCCCATTTCCATCGTCGACGTAGACCGCCTCGACACCTGGACCCGCTATCGCCCAGGCCTGTGCGACACCTGCGCGGCCAACTGCTGCACGATGCCGCTCGAAGTGCAGCTGGCAGACCTGGTGCGGCTGGAGCTGGTGGACCCGTTCGAGGCCGAGCATGAAGAGCTGCGGCACCTTGCCAGGCGGCTGCTCAAGGCGCGGCTGATCGACCACTTCAACCACAAGAACGCGATCTTCACGATGGCGCGGCGGGCCAGTGGGGACTGTAACTTTCTCGACCCCAAGACGCGGCTGTGCACGGTGTACGACAAGCGGCCCGAGACGTGCCGGCTGCATCCGCAGAAGAAGAGCCCCAAGCCGGGGTACTGCGCCTACGGGGCGCGGGATCTGCAGCGCAGGGGTTGAGCGGCGGGCACCCGGGCCTGCCTGTCGCCAGGCCACGCTATTTGCCGGAGGGCGCACGGCCGGCCGCCGCAGCGCCAGCCCGCGCGCTACCGCTACACCGTCTCCCTTTGGACAAAGCCCGCCACGGGCTCGGCGGGCTCGGCCACGGTGCCCACGTCCACCGCGTCCACCCGCGCCTGCGGCGGGCCGTGGCGGGCCCAGTCGATGAGGGACTGCACGGCATCGGCGGGGCCGGTGGCCAGGGCTTCCACGCTGCCGTCGCGGCGGTTGCGCACCCAGCCCTGCACACCGCGCTGCAGGGCGGCCTGCACCAGGGACCAGCGGTAGCCCACGCCCTGCACATGCCCCCGGATCAGAAGGTGCCGGGTGACGGTGGTGGTGTTGCCGCTGTTGCTGGTGGTACTGCCGCTGTGGTGCATGGGCGCACTGTATCGCCAGCGCGGGGCGTTGACCACGTGCGCGCCATGGCGGTGCTCGACCGGCCGGATGCGGCGCGCTAAGCTGCGCCATGGCAGCCGCGGGCTTCGTCCAGCCCTGCCACCCCCTCGCACTGTCCAGGCCACCACATGAACGCCCCCCGCAAGGCCTTGCCCGCCATCGACACTGCCCGCTGCACGGGCTGCGGCTGGTGTGTGGCCGTGTGCGCGCCGCATGTGCTGTCGCTGCAGGTGCAGGGCCCGCAAGCCTGGGGCCCCAAGCGGTCCCGGCTGCATGACGCGGCGGCCTGCACCGGGTGTGCCTTGTGCGCGGTGCGGTGCCCGTTCGATGCGATCCGCATGGTGCGTGCGGGCCCCTTGCATGCGGTGCGGGACGATGCGGCGTTGTCCCACACCAGCGGCGGCGCGGCTGTGGTGTGATTCCAGGCCCGGGTTTCACCCGGGTGTTCACCACCCCACCATCGCATGCCAGAAAAGGAGCCACGCCATGCCTGAAAAGAAAGCCAGCGTTCACTGGGAAGGGGCCGGCAAGGCCGGCCAGGGCCAGATCAGCACCGAGACCGGCGCGCTGGACAAGTACCCCTATGGCTTTGCCAGCCGCTTTGGCGACGACCGCAAGGGCACCAACCCCGAGGAGATCCTGGGGGCGGCGCATGCGGCCTGCTTCACCATGGCGTTTTCGTTCGCCGCCGACAAGGCGGGCATCGCCACCGAAGCGGTGGACACCACCGCCAGCGTGCGCCTGTCCAAGGAGGGCGAAGGTTTTGTGATCGACCGCATCGCGCTCACGCTCACCGCCAAGGTGCCCGGGCTGGACGATGCGGCCTTCCAGAAACTGGCGGCCGATGCCAAGGCCAATTGCCCGCTGTCGAAGGCACTGGCCGCGGTGCCCGAGATCACGCTGACCGCCACGCTGGTGAAGTAGCCAACGGGACGGGCCGGGGCGCCGGGGCACCGCGCCCCTGCACGGTCTTCTTTTTGTCCGCCGGCCCCTCAGCGCCCCCGCACCGCCGCAGCCAGCGCGGCAAACGCCTGCCGGTCCACCGCATGCGTGAAGGCCGTGTTGGGCACCGGGTGTGTGGACAGCTTCACCACCACCAGCTCCGCCGCCGGGTTGATGTGGATGTGCTGGCCCATCAGGCCCTTGGCCTCCAGCGTGCCGTCCGCATCGTGCGGCACCCACCACTGGTTGTGGTACGAGTAGCCCGCGCGCATGGCGGTGCCGGGGGCCTTGCTGAATTTCGCGGGGTCGGCGCCCTTGCGCAGCTCGGCGATGGTGGCGGGCGAGATGACCTGCTGGCCGTTGTAGCGGCCGTTGGCGCGCAGCATTTCGCCCAGGCGGCCCAGGTCGCGCAGCGTGGCGTTCACGCCCACGCTGGTGGACTGGCCGCCGTTGGCGTCGGCAAACACATAGGCATCCTCCTGCGCGCCCAGGCGCGACCAGATGCGCTCGGACAGCAGCGTGGCGTAGCTCTTGCCCGTCACGCGCTGCAGCAGCCAGCCCAGCACTTCCGTGTCCACCGACTTGTACGCGAACGCGGCGCCGTGCTCGCCCTCCTTCTTCAGCGTGGGCAGGAACTCGGCCATGCTTTTGGCGGCGCTGCTGCCGGGCGGCGCGGGCTGCAGGCCTGCGGCGGCCAGGTACTGGAAGACGCCGGACGCAGGGTCGGCAAAGTTCTCGGCGTATTGCACGCCGGTGGTCATGTCCAGCGTCTGCTGCACGGTGGCATCGGCCCAGGCGCTGGTGGCCAGTTCGGGCAGGTAGCGGGGGATCGGTGCTTTCGGGTCGATCACGCCTTCCTGGATGAGCTCGGTCACCAGCAGGCCGGTGAGCGATTTGCTCATGGACCACAGCACATGCGGCTGGTGCGGCTGCATGCCGGTGTGGTGGCGCTCGTACACCACCTGGCCCCGGTGCAGCACCAGCAGGCCGTCGGTGTAGGTGGCCTTCTGCCAGTCGGCCAGCGTGGTGGTGCCGCCCTTGCCGTCGGGCACGGGCAGCGCGTCGTCCAGCGCGCGGGCTGCGGCGGGCAGCGCGCTGGACGCGCCTGCGCCGCGCCACACGGCGGCCGTAGGGCCCAGCTCGCGCAGGTGGTGTGCGGCCCAGCGCACGTTGGGGTACTTGAGGATGTTGGCCAGGCGCACGATCTTGTCGGGCGGCGGCGGAAAGCCCTGCATCAGTTGTTGCGTGGCGGGGTGGGTCGCGTCGGGTGGTGGCAGTTGCGGTGCCTGCGCATGGCTGGCGGAGGCCATGCACAGGGCTGCTGCGGCAGCGGCGAGCGTCACCAGGGCAA from Acidovorax sp. A79 includes the following:
- a CDS encoding serine hydrolase domain-containing protein, with translation MPFPRLQFALVTLAAAAAALCMASASHAQAPQLPPPDATHPATQQLMQGFPPPPDKIVRLANILKYPNVRWAAHHLRELGPTAAVWRGAGASSALPAAARALDDALPVPDGKGGTTTLADWQKATYTDGLLVLHRGQVVYERHHTGMQPHQPHVLWSMSKSLTGLLVTELIQEGVIDPKAPIPRYLPELATSAWADATVQQTLDMTTGVQYAENFADPASGVFQYLAAAGLQPAPPGSSAAKSMAEFLPTLKKEGEHGAAFAYKSVDTEVLGWLLQRVTGKSYATLLSERIWSRLGAQEDAYVFADANGGQSTSVGVNATLRDLGRLGEMLRANGRYNGQQVISPATIAELRKGADPAKFSKAPGTAMRAGYSYHNQWWVPHDADGTLEAKGLMGQHIHINPAAELVVVKLSTHPVPNTAFTHAVDRQAFAALAAAVRGR
- a CDS encoding acylphosphatase, whose translation is MHHSGSTTSNSGNTTTVTRHLLIRGHVQGVGYRWSLVQAALQRGVQGWVRNRRDGSVEALATGPADAVQSLIDWARHGPPQARVDAVDVGTVAEPAEPVAGFVQRETV
- a CDS encoding ATP-binding protein: MNAPRKALPAIDTARCTGCGWCVAVCAPHVLSLQVQGPQAWGPKRSRLHDAAACTGCALCAVRCPFDAIRMVRAGPLHAVRDDAALSHTSGGAAVV
- a CDS encoding OsmC family protein; this translates as MPEKKASVHWEGAGKAGQGQISTETGALDKYPYGFASRFGDDRKGTNPEEILGAAHAACFTMAFSFAADKAGIATEAVDTTASVRLSKEGEGFVIDRIALTLTAKVPGLDDAAFQKLAADAKANCPLSKALAAVPEITLTATLVK
- a CDS encoding YkgJ family cysteine cluster protein encodes the protein MRSPISIVDVDRLDTWTRYRPGLCDTCAANCCTMPLEVQLADLVRLELVDPFEAEHEELRHLARRLLKARLIDHFNHKNAIFTMARRASGDCNFLDPKTRLCTVYDKRPETCRLHPQKKSPKPGYCAYGARDLQRRG